Within Rhododendron vialii isolate Sample 1 chromosome 12a, ASM3025357v1, the genomic segment tactgtagacaccccaatctgggcttccagattagtttacttacggtatttgattccccgatgatgaaatggattaagaacaccccgggaatgtcgagtgtttgagctttaagtgtttgcaaaacccttgaacctaacctagcctaagccacttcaaaaaccaaaaaccctactgatgcacgccagggcgcaaccatcccgcgccagggcgcaccatcgcgcgcccgactcactccatcgcgcgacagtgcgccagggcgcaccatcgcgcgacagactcactatgtcgcgcgatggtcaaagctgtccccatcacctttatcagctgggatgcttagccaccaagcaaacctcaaccagcctcgtggactggctgagctcctctcattacaccaaccagatttatcaccatccatccctataaataccccaattcttcttccattaaaagggttcaaaaaaaattgatacatgaagggTTAGAAAATCCACTCCTTGGGTTAGAAAGGTTACAAAATCTTACACCCCATTTTCACACCactttcaaacatcaaagttcaaacacctttcaaactcaaaaccgaaggtataacTTAcatttgttctattttctgttctgatctctgaggggggttggcagggccaaggctggtaatcaataccagttctggtcctaaagctggcaaggtttcaaaaaccgtcatggtaggaaccagcgcgcgatggtcccactctctcgcgcgacactttGGTGCTGCATAagatggaccacgtggggattggtgtcctactgttttgtgctttattttgtgtatagatcactctgttgagcatgttaataaccagtttactgctttcctttgttagaaattgctagccgtagttcaatttgcatgtcttctgttttggagtacccctgggatcattctggacctatcccagaacccagaaatgtgtaaaccaaatactggtccgcgccagggcgcaccatcgcgcgccagactggctccatcgcgcgacagtgcgccaaggcgcatcctcgcgcgccagactggctccgtcgcgcgatagtatgcctctgatcagtgagtggccttgcacgggtagcttggttttaggtcattattttgtccccacactgtttatggggtgttttattaatttgtagggctttacagcctttaaactgtatattatgctgctatatgaactgcgtggtttgtcctgggtgtgcactggtccttccagagcccagatggttttgagaataagagttgtgggtttgagctcaccggcgcgcgcgtgtcttggagttgtgcgcgtaggaataaacagcatgcagtgacttgttcagtgcatactggtttcttcctacgcacgtcactccaaaacaggggcctcccagtttgtttaaacttccacagcagtctgttctcatcctatactaactgctcatccatgctatcattcacgtcttgcaaacatgttacagttttaaatccccgattaactgttcccctgccataattggctaaaaattgattaatgaaacagaatcgcaaacaaatattttttgcaaatgcctaagtagagaccgatctccggattgggcgagaggggtgccataaaacccttcccctctcgtaacctggctcctgaacccagatatggttatgacggactggtcctttaactttttcaaatcaaacagcgcggcaagtgcttcgaaatacggttccttgggtgtcggaccttcaaacccgaatggcgactctgtattttgcgagcgcttgcttccccgcttgcgctccctcgatctgggcccttacgtctcggaatccgaaaattccgaagggcacgctgcccacacgaCCTCAGACCATCTGCAatcttgacccattttaagactcaaatttaaattttgggcAAAACCCTCAAAAATCCATCTCCAATCGTGTCCCAAACCTTTCCtcatttttgggttttacccatttctttGCCCAAATCTGGGACAAAGAAAGCCTCTTCCCATTTTTCAACAGCTCCTTTCTCCTTTCCAAAGGCTCTTTCTTTGGTAATAATAGCCTCTCGTCCGTATTTGAACAAACTCCATTCAACCAATAGTTCAAGCTCCCTTGTTTTCATCTGAACAAACTTCATTCAACTAATAGTTCAAGCTCCTTTGTTTTCATCTAAACAAACTCCATTCAAGGAAGAAAGTCTTTTATTACCCACTATTCCACATTCCCCTATCTCTCTAAATAGGTTGCGTTCAAAATCCTCATAAATTTGGTATCAGTTGTTTGGGAGAGATAGAATTAGGAGGGAAATGATCTCTCCAACATAAATCTGGTAAGGTTGTCTTGTATAAGACAAAATTAAGGGAAATTTGGTTACAAATAtgtgaaaaatgagagaaaaataaaataggaggagattttgttggtaaaaaaaatgagggaaacCAAAAGGGAGGCTTAATTATTCATCTTAGAAGCCTAACAGACTTATGATTTCGTCCCCCCATTCTTAGCTATTTATGATTCCGTCATCCTCTTAGTTTTTATGTTGTTTCTGCCCTTTTTTCGTTGTTTtacctattatatatatatatatatacacacacacacacacacacacaatatagagagagattggaATTTGGGGACGAAACCATAAATCTTTCCGTCCTCGCGAGAGTGCTGTTTCTTCTGGATATCAGTTCTGCGAAATCCTCGCGTCCTCGTCTCGAGATTGTCGTGATTGATATCAATCGACATATCCATCCTAAACGGAAATAATCTATTCGAATTTGGGGctgaaattttttggaaaaccCTTCTCTGTATAAACCCAAACTAGTCGGAGAACCCAATCCCGTACGTCCTCTATTTTTTCGAATACCGTCGACGCCCAACGGCGAATGCACTCCCCCGTCCTTTCTGAATGGGGTTTTTACCGGAAAACTTCGCGacgaaaaaaatcaatcaagtcGTACGCGGTTGAAGAATCCGGCGGAGAAGAAGGTGACGAATCCGACATGGTCAGATTAAGTAAGTATATCCCTTAAACCTCCTTTTGTTCTTCagttgttttgtttggttttcctaGTTGGAGCGAGATTACGCTTATATAACTAATTGGTTTACACCCATTGTGCTAAATTTGTTGCCGTTTGTCACAATAAGGCATCAATCAGTTGGGTAATTGGCTGGGTTCAGTGAGATTGAACCCGATATTCATCAATTCATGATTTCGTGTTCCTAATCAAGATTGAAGCCGATATTCATAATTTCATGATTTCGTGTTCCTAATTAAGATTGAAGCCGATATACCAAAAAATAACCTACTATGATATCTTCTTTATCCTTTAGTATGCGTGTTGCATTCCATGATTTCAATGTTTACAGTAATGTATTGTTGTAATCGGCATGGTAATGTTGCCATGTATCGTCgtggtaatttaaccatttaaCCATGTAATGGTTTGATTATGTTATGTTATTTCTggttttgatggtaatttagccatgtttcGAGAAACAATAGCAATGTGAAATATGACCATGTGTTGTCCGGTTTGCCAACTTgatcattgaagaagtcaaacaAATATGTGGTAAACTTGTCATATTAATCGACAATATTCATCTTTAACGGAATCCATCCATTCGAATTAGGAGCTCAAACTTTCGAAAAACTAGTCGGTATAATTTAACCatttaaccatgaaatagtTTGAGTAACTCCTTTTTTGATGTGGTAATTTAGccataaattttttcatttctgGTAGGCCAACTtgacaaatggaaaaaaatgcaaatatgtGGTCAACTGATCATGTTATGTTCCTAAAATTGTTTAtgtcatgtttttttaaaatcggcTCGAAGTTATGCTAGGCATGGTAATGTAACGTTGTAATCgttatggtaatttaaccatgtaatacCACGGTAATTTAACCATCAAACGGTTTGATATATGCATTTCTGTCGTTTGGTTGGCCAACTTGGTCAATGAGTAAGGCATGCTAATATGGGATCAAGTTATCATGTTATAATGGTCAACCGTGAAGTAAATTTGACAACCTGAATTCATTGTCAAGTGATGCTAGTAGCCAAGACCAGTCTACTTGAAACTAGCCAATAATTATTTGTTAGTGTTTCCTTAAACATGGTCACTTTATCATGCACACTTTTAGCATGGTCAGCGTATCATGTTTGGTTGGCCAAAGTAATCaattattgcaaaaaaaaatatagtcaatttttttttctcgaaatAATCGATGTTGCATGACATAAGTTTGGCCAATACCAGTTTTGAGTGTAAAAATTTCATGTTTCATACATTTATCCAGTCTTGTGTGATCATGAAAGCCTCATGAACAGTCTCCATATTTGCCTCCCTTTTAATGACCTAATGGAATGTCCAACATTATTTCAGGAGTTAATCCTACTAATTTGGAAGGGGGAACTAGGTTGAAACAAAAAGAAGTGGAATTAGATGATGCGGTAGTTGAAGATATGCCACCCTCAAAGTTAAAAGGTATGAGACCACAAGCAAATCATGATGTGGAAGGGTCCTCGAAGGTTCGCACAAGATTTGGGAGTGTAGCACGAGGGATTAAGGCAAAACATCCTCGACTGGATGAGTCTGCGCCAAAACGCACAAGATCTGGGAGTGTAGCGCAAGGAATTAAGGGCAAACATCCTCGTTCGAGGAAAGATCGAGATGTAAATGTGGGGGAAATACGTGAGACAGCGTATCGGGCAAGCCTAAATGGCATAAAGACATTGATTGAGGAGCTGAATTTGAGTGATGATCACAAGAAAATCATGAAGAAAACTCCATTCTGGAAAATTTTCAGGTCCATTATTGAGAACAAGTTGACATCCACGCATTGTTGAAAAAGCGACAAAATGATTATCAGGATCATCAACGCATATGATCCTGACACTGACGGGTTTAAATTGGGAGGCAAGACTATTAGGATAACAAGGGACGACATATTTAGTATATTTGGCATAACAGGGGGTTCTGAAAAAGTCAGTTTCAAGTATGGATCCAGAGAGGGAGTTGAAATGGTGAGAAGAGGTTGAATCAAAGCAGAATGTTTGTCGAGTTCTTCACTAAAGGAACTTGTGAAAGATTATGCGGTTAGAAACAATAAGGCCGGAAGACAAGATTTTGTACGGCTACTGTGTGCCTACCTATTACATAGTCTTTTTTTCCCCGCTGGGACAACTGTGAAATGGGTATATTTGGAACGTGTTGAGGACTTGGTACGGTTACAAAACTATGATTGGTGTGGGGCAATTCTGGATGAACTTATGACGTCAATAAGACAGCATCATGACAACTCAAGGAGGGTGTCAAGGTGTGTCGTGGTTCTTTTGGTAAGTAGTTTGCGTTTTAAACTACTTTTTGAAGTTGTGAATAAATATGATGTATTTACCATgtctattttttaaatttgtagttCTGGTTATGCGAGCACACCAAACTGGTGAAGCCCCTCCATCCCAAAGAATCCCTCGGTATAATTAAGTGGAGGACGCTGGATTTGGTTAAAGCGTTTAGGGAAAAAGCACTCAATGAGCTTGAATCTGATCAGGTATGTGGTTTTTTTAatgtacttttctttttcctgattGTTGGATTCGACGTTTGTTAAATCCTAGTTTATTGAAAATGATCATGTTTGCAATCCTTTAGTCATTGAATCTTATTACTTTGAACATGATGGTAACCTGCAGTGACATGTTTGATTTCCAATTCATCAGGTGGTTCCACGGCAACCAAATGTTCATGATACCAATATGGTTTCTAGGAACATAGATAATGGCGATGCTGGAATGTCAAGGGAAAAGATTGGAAATGAGAGGAGAAATGGATCAGGAAAACATGGTAATGGGACTGAACGTAGTAAGCGTAAATATGCATTGGAGACTGGTAAAAAGGGGGATTCAGCGAGGATGGTAAGAACTCAGGATAGTGTGCACACGGTGGAGGATTTCTTTAAACAAGGCAGTGTGCACACGGAATATGGTGCCGAAATTGCATCACGGATCAGTGATATTCGGGACAGTGGTCCTAGTATTGAAAACATCGGTAATCCAACAGAACATGATCAGAAACCAAGGCTAATTGGTGAGCTCCATGAACAAATAGCGAAGATGAAGGACCATATGAAACAGATTGAGGAGATACATGCGAGAGAAATTGCAATCAAAGACAAGAAGATTGAAAGCTTGGATGAAAGTGTTTTGGTCCTACTGAGTGAAAACAGTAAACTATGGGATCAACTTACGGAGACAGCAGTGCACGAAGTGACGCAAAAATATAGACCCATGAAACCGGAGGAGCAAGAGCATTCTATGATTACCCGTATGAGAGCGAGGATGAGGAAGGACACCCAAAAAGAAGAGTATGAGTATGGATGTAAACGTAAGAGACCCACGTCAGAATTGTCAAAAGTTGATGCAGAAGTCGACCCCAATGGAGTGATCGATGTTGAAAACTTCATCGCAGGGCCGGAAAAGGGACCTTTTAAGACTAAACCGATAAGAAACCTTAGGACAAACACAATGCATCGTCTACTCTCGAGCGAGGAGAAAGCTAAGATTAAGAAAATGTGGGAGGAAGCCTATACTAGGTAAAATTCAGCACCTGAGCTCTTATCATTTGGTATTTCATTCTAAATGTTCTAAATTTTCTGATGTACAAATTGACCATGTCACCCCCTCGTTTGTATGCAGCACGATTATATAGTCAGGTACCGTTGTGGGATGTTCCGTGTTTGTTGAAGATATTCGGCAACTCATTGTTGATTCTGCGATATCAGGGAATGTAAGTGATTAATGGAATGTCTAGATTGTTATGAATTTCATTTCGTTTACAATCCATTTATTATTATCATAAAATTCTCCATTGAAATTCG encodes:
- the LOC131311037 gene encoding uncharacterized protein LOC131311037, with amino-acid sequence MVSRNIDNGDAGMSREKIGNERRNGSGKHGNGTERSKRKYALETGKKGDSARMVRTQDSVHTVEDFFKQGSVHTEYGAEIASRISDIRDSGPSIENIGNPTEHDQKPRLIGELHEQIAKMKDHMKQIEEIHAREIAIKDKKIESLDESVLVLLSENSKLWDQLTETAVHEVTQKYRPMKPEEQEHSMITRMRARMRKDTQKEEYEYGCKRKRPTSELSKVDAEVDPNGVIDVENFIAGPEKGPFKTKPIRNLRTNTMHRLLSSEEKAKIKKMWEEAYTRYRCGMFRVC